In Puntigrus tetrazona isolate hp1 chromosome 7, ASM1883169v1, whole genome shotgun sequence, the following are encoded in one genomic region:
- the fbp1a gene encoding fructose-1,6-bisphosphatase 1a produces MSDRGSFDTNVVTLTRFLLEEGRKAKGTGELTTLLNAMCTAVKAISSAVRKAGIAHLYGIAGSTNVTGDQVKKLDILSNDLVINMIKSSFTSCVLVTEEHESAIIVEPDRRGKYVVCFDPLDGSSNIDCLASIGTIFAIYRKCTDSEPSEKDALQPGRNIVAAGYALYGSATMIVLSTGQGVNCFMLDPAIGEFILVDRDVKIKKKGNIYSLNEGYALYFDPAVTEYLQKKKFPEAGVAPYGARYVGSMVADVHRTLVYGGIFLYPANVKSPKGKLRLLYECNPMAFIMEQAGGMATTGTIDILDIQPESLHQRVPVVMGSPDDVQEYISIFQKHHK; encoded by the exons ATGTCAGACCGGGGATCCTTCGACACTAATGTTGTGACTTTGACGAGATTTCTGCTTGAAGAGGGCAGAAAAGCCAAAGGCACGGGCGAGCTGACGACCCTGCTGAACGCGATGTGCACGGCCGTGAAAGCCATCTCCAGCGCGGTCAGGAAAGCAGGTATCGCTCACCT GTACGGCATTGCTGGAAGTACCAATGTGACAGGGGACCAGGTTAAGAAGCTGGACATCCTTTCTAATGACCTCGTCATAAACATGATCAAATCTTCATTTACCTCATGTGTGCTGGTCACTGAGGAGCACGAGAGCGCAATCATTGTGGAACCAGATAGACGG GGTAAATACGTGGTGTGCTTTGACCCTCTCGATGGTTCATCCAACATTGACTGTCTTGCTTCGATTGGGACCATCTTTGCCATCTACAGGAAG TGCACAGACAGCGAGCCGTCCGAGAAGGATGCCCTGcaacctggaagaaatatagTGGCTGCTGGATATGCACTGTACGGCAGTGCCACCATGATTGTCCTCTCCACCGGTCAGGGAGTCAACTGCTTCATGTTAGATCCA GCTATTGGCGAGTTCATTCTGGTTGACAGAGACGTGAAGATTAAGAAGAAAGGCAACATCTACAGTCTGAATGAAGGATATGCCCTTTATTTTGATCCTGCTGTCACAGAGTACCTGCAGAAGAAAAAGTTTCCGGAG gCTGGCGTTGCGCCGTACGGGGCCCGTTACGTGGGCTCAATGGTGGCAGATGTGCATCGAACACTCGTTTACGGAGGAATCTTCCTTTACCCTGCAAATGTGAAGAGCCCCAAAGGAAAG CTCCGACTGCTGTACGAGTGCAACCCCATGGCCTTCATCATGGAGCAGGCCGGGGGGATGGCCACCACAGGGACCATCGACATCCTGGACATCCAGCCCGAGAGCCTCCATCAACGGGTACCGGTGGTCATGGGGTCCCCCGACGATGTTCAAGAGTACATTTCCATCTTTCAGAAACAtcataaatga